A part of Corynebacterium mustelae genomic DNA contains:
- a CDS encoding YlbL family protein — translation MNRRIRTLVFGAVPVLALLVAVNTTSIPGTNISVTVPYAAEGQGPTFNTLGDIDGVTVVDITGTEVDETAGKLNMTTVSVRTNMTVMQAASRWLFSGDNLIPIEQVIPQDKSEDEVNELNQQAFLVSESAATTAALRYLNKPLEVEVADTVVDSPAHDVMEVGDRIVAIGGTDVKSGGHAQELVRKKRPGEVVTVSFVRDDKRMDAEVILATHPNDPTMPLLGISMVTVPAEDITVEYNLDDIGGPSAGMIFALAVVDKLSPGKLNGGKFVAGTGTIDDNGAVGHIGGVVHKAKAAADSGAELFLAPRSNCGELRGKSFGTMTVAAVDTLEEAIDQMDRYANGKDVEGCR, via the coding sequence GTGAATCGACGTATCCGAACCTTGGTCTTTGGTGCTGTTCCAGTGCTTGCGCTGTTGGTGGCTGTGAACACGACATCCATTCCGGGCACCAATATTTCCGTAACCGTGCCCTATGCGGCGGAGGGGCAGGGCCCAACGTTTAACACTTTGGGGGACATTGATGGGGTTACGGTGGTGGATATCACAGGTACTGAGGTTGATGAAACCGCAGGTAAGCTAAATATGACCACGGTGTCGGTGCGTACCAATATGACGGTAATGCAGGCAGCGAGTAGATGGTTATTTAGTGGCGATAACCTCATTCCAATCGAGCAGGTTATTCCGCAAGATAAATCAGAAGATGAGGTCAACGAGCTAAATCAGCAAGCATTTTTGGTGTCTGAATCGGCGGCTACCACGGCGGCTTTGCGTTACCTTAATAAGCCACTGGAAGTTGAAGTCGCCGATACGGTGGTTGATTCCCCAGCTCATGATGTGATGGAAGTAGGCGATCGCATCGTCGCTATCGGTGGCACCGATGTGAAAAGCGGGGGACATGCACAGGAATTGGTGCGTAAGAAACGCCCTGGTGAGGTTGTTACGGTCAGTTTTGTCCGTGATGATAAGCGCATGGATGCGGAAGTTATTTTGGCAACCCATCCGAATGACCCGACTATGCCGTTGTTGGGTATTTCTATGGTGACGGTTCCAGCTGAAGATATCACCGTCGAATATAACTTGGACGATATCGGTGGCCCATCGGCAGGTATGATTTTTGCGCTTGCGGTGGTCGATAAATTGTCGCCAGGCAAACTCAACGGTGGGAAATTTGTCGCGGGTACCGGCACGATTGACGATAACGGCGCTGTGGGGCACATTGGCGGAGTAGTGCACAAAGCCAAAGCGGCGGCGGATAGTGGCGCAGAATTATTCCTTGCCCCCAGGTCGAACTGTGGGGAATTGCGCGGAAAGAGTTTCGGCACCATGACCGTGGCTGCGGTGGATACGTTAGAAGAGGCGATTGATCAAATGGATCGCTATGCCAACGGCAAGGACGTGGAAGGCTGCCGCTAG
- a CDS encoding PPA1309 family protein produces MTSQNHDRESMPQALNKAMREAVDFIHAEGWDAPPTLFGLVPARLLVDVIDDAEIEQSPLALVVQDELPDTILPGSDELGDYISRVMWPDEVVGAILAQEIMFSDAADPAGTPRAARLFSGVLRSDVELTLLQLRPTEEELAEKGPFAEDDIQLRGGAGIAPGVIAALKATFE; encoded by the coding sequence ATGACGAGCCAAAACCATGACCGGGAATCTATGCCCCAAGCATTAAATAAAGCAATGCGCGAGGCTGTTGATTTTATCCATGCAGAAGGGTGGGACGCACCGCCCACACTGTTTGGGTTGGTTCCGGCAAGATTGCTCGTTGACGTTATCGACGATGCAGAAATTGAGCAATCCCCGCTTGCGCTGGTGGTACAGGACGAACTTCCGGATACGATCCTGCCGGGTTCTGATGAGCTCGGCGACTACATTTCGCGTGTAATGTGGCCGGACGAGGTAGTTGGAGCCATTTTGGCCCAAGAGATTATGTTTAGCGATGCCGCTGACCCCGCCGGAACTCCACGTGCCGCCAGGCTTTTCAGCGGGGTGCTGCGCAGCGACGTCGAATTGACGTTACTGCAGCTTCGCCCCACCGAAGAGGAATTGGCCGAGAAAGGCCCGTTCGCTGAAGATGACATTCAGTTGCGGGGCGGGGCGGGCATAGCACCAGGGGTTATTGCAGCACTTAAGGCCACTTTTGAGTAG
- a CDS encoding UPF0182 family protein — protein sequence MALATGLTPPTPQVGRPPRLVSIIVLVLFILGTIVPTLISFYTDLLWFGEVDFRGVFNKVILTRAALFIGFGLISALIVWIAATITLRGKPSDESRMFELDRQMYEYRKQLDRTTRKALKFLPIVVGVVAGFLGQRSWRVVQLFLNRQDFGITDQQFGVDYGFYAFTLPMIRLVVGTLSTLLVLAFIVALIGHYLLGNITAGNAAAGQKSRIARYAQIQLAITAGIWMLLKAVGYWLDRYDLLFNRHETFVGASYTDIHAVLPAKLILLFIAILVAVSFFSVIFLKDLRIPALTTVLMVFSSLVIGNAWPIMMERFSVQPNRAEKESEYISRNIEATRFAYGLTNENVTYQENWGAKGASKDAVASDVATVSNIRLLDPEIISPTFTQLQQLKNFYGFPASLAMDRYEIDGELRDFVVAAREINPNSLRENQQNWINRHTVYTHGNGFVAAQANQVDEVARDVGSARGGYPVFTVSDLQTTDEDAKKLGIVVKEPRVYFGPLISSAEDGKDYAVVGSDNGNSVEYDTDSSTYTYAGKGGVDIGNFFNRAAFAARYQELNLILSERVNSESKILFERDPRTRVHKVAPWLTTDSTTYPAVIDGRIKWIVDGYTTLGSLPYASRTSLTAATNDTSGDVGSAQRPLVTDEVGYIRNSVKAVVDAYDGSVELYQFDKQDPVLKAWMGVFPDTVKPKEEISTELMDHIRYPQDMFKVQRAILARYHVDEARDFFTNDRFWSVPDDPSADESNRAAQPPFYVVAADPETGKPSFQLITPFRGLNRQYLAAHMSVSSDPETYGKITVRVLPTDTLTQGPQQAQDTMISSDQVARDQTLWKATTDLKNGNLLTLPVGGGEILYVEPIYSKRKGQESAFPKLLRVLVSYKGQVGYAPTVSEALAQVGIDPRAAQDLAEAEGIDTTPTESDSAPADEEKPQEVPTPPAAAANEAEAIKGINEALDKLRDSRSGTHEEYGKALDALDKAVEDYQKIAK from the coding sequence ATGGCGTTGGCTACTGGCCTAACTCCACCAACCCCACAAGTTGGTCGACCCCCACGACTGGTGTCGATCATTGTGTTGGTTTTGTTCATTTTAGGCACCATCGTCCCTACACTCATCAGTTTTTATACTGACCTATTGTGGTTCGGCGAAGTGGACTTTAGGGGGGTGTTTAATAAAGTAATCCTGACTCGTGCCGCACTGTTTATCGGCTTCGGTCTGATATCCGCGCTCATTGTGTGGATTGCAGCAACCATCACCTTGCGAGGCAAGCCATCCGATGAATCTCGGATGTTTGAGCTTGATCGGCAGATGTACGAGTACCGCAAACAGCTTGATCGCACCACACGTAAAGCACTGAAGTTCCTGCCGATTGTTGTCGGCGTGGTTGCTGGTTTCTTAGGTCAACGAAGCTGGCGGGTAGTGCAACTATTCTTAAATCGCCAAGACTTTGGGATAACCGACCAGCAGTTTGGTGTAGATTACGGATTTTATGCGTTTACCTTGCCAATGATCCGGTTGGTGGTAGGAACGTTATCAACACTTCTGGTTTTGGCCTTTATTGTCGCCCTGATCGGACACTACCTCCTTGGCAATATTACCGCTGGTAATGCGGCAGCTGGCCAGAAATCCCGCATCGCTCGCTATGCACAAATCCAACTTGCAATAACCGCAGGTATCTGGATGCTGCTGAAAGCGGTGGGGTATTGGTTGGATCGCTATGATCTGCTCTTCAATCGCCATGAGACCTTTGTTGGTGCGTCATATACCGATATCCATGCGGTGCTACCAGCTAAATTGATTCTGCTGTTCATCGCCATTTTGGTGGCAGTGAGTTTCTTCAGTGTTATCTTCCTGAAAGACTTGCGGATTCCTGCGCTGACCACAGTGTTAATGGTATTTTCCTCACTTGTGATCGGAAACGCATGGCCGATCATGATGGAACGATTCTCGGTTCAACCCAACCGTGCGGAGAAAGAAAGCGAATACATCTCCCGCAACATTGAGGCAACCCGATTCGCTTACGGTCTCACCAACGAAAACGTCACCTACCAGGAGAACTGGGGTGCTAAGGGTGCAAGTAAAGACGCGGTAGCCTCCGATGTTGCCACGGTTTCTAACATCCGCTTGCTCGACCCAGAGATTATTTCGCCAACGTTTACCCAGCTGCAGCAGCTGAAAAACTTCTACGGCTTCCCAGCATCATTGGCGATGGATCGCTACGAGATCGACGGTGAATTGCGCGACTTCGTGGTCGCCGCCCGCGAAATCAACCCCAACTCGCTGCGGGAAAACCAGCAAAACTGGATTAACCGCCACACTGTTTATACCCACGGCAATGGGTTCGTGGCAGCCCAAGCTAACCAGGTGGACGAAGTCGCACGTGACGTTGGCTCCGCTCGCGGTGGCTACCCCGTCTTTACGGTTTCTGATTTACAAACCACCGATGAGGACGCAAAGAAACTAGGCATCGTGGTCAAAGAACCTCGTGTGTATTTTGGCCCGCTGATCTCTTCTGCCGAAGACGGTAAAGATTACGCCGTGGTTGGTTCCGATAACGGAAATTCGGTGGAATACGACACCGATTCCTCCACTTACACCTATGCGGGTAAAGGCGGCGTCGACATTGGTAATTTCTTCAACCGTGCTGCATTTGCTGCCCGATACCAAGAGCTCAATCTCATCCTTTCCGAGCGAGTAAACTCCGAATCGAAGATTCTTTTTGAACGTGACCCCCGTACCCGAGTACACAAAGTTGCACCGTGGTTGACCACCGATTCCACCACCTATCCGGCGGTTATCGATGGCCGAATCAAGTGGATCGTCGACGGCTATACCACGCTAGGTAGCCTGCCGTACGCTTCTCGCACCAGCCTGACCGCTGCAACCAACGACACCTCTGGTGATGTTGGCTCTGCCCAGCGGCCACTGGTTACCGACGAAGTCGGCTATATCCGAAATTCGGTAAAGGCAGTGGTTGATGCTTACGACGGTTCCGTGGAGCTCTACCAGTTTGATAAGCAAGACCCGGTGCTGAAGGCATGGATGGGCGTATTCCCTGACACTGTAAAGCCAAAAGAAGAAATCTCCACCGAATTGATGGATCATATCCGCTACCCGCAGGATATGTTCAAGGTGCAGCGCGCGATTTTGGCCCGCTACCATGTTGACGAAGCCCGCGACTTCTTCACCAACGACCGGTTCTGGTCTGTTCCGGACGACCCGTCTGCTGATGAAAGCAACCGGGCTGCTCAACCGCCGTTCTATGTTGTTGCCGCTGATCCGGAAACTGGAAAACCGTCGTTCCAGCTCATTACCCCATTCCGTGGCCTTAACCGCCAGTATTTGGCTGCCCACATGTCGGTGAGCTCCGACCCGGAAACCTACGGCAAGATTACAGTTAGGGTTTTGCCGACCGACACCCTAACCCAGGGTCCGCAACAGGCGCAGGACACTATGATCTCCTCCGACCAAGTTGCCCGTGACCAAACCCTGTGGAAGGCTACAACGGATTTGAAGAACGGCAACCTTCTTACCCTGCCGGTCGGTGGCGGTGAAATTCTCTACGTGGAGCCGATCTACTCCAAACGCAAAGGCCAAGAGTCGGCGTTCCCGAAGCTACTGCGCGTACTGGTCTCCTACAAGGGGCAGGTTGGTTACGCACCCACAGTTTCTGAGGCACTAGCCCAAGTTGGTATCGATCCGCGTGCCGCCCAGGACTTGGCGGAAGCAGAAGGAATTGATACCACCCCGACCGAATCCGATAGTGCGCCAGCTGATGAGGAGAAACCACAAGAGGTTCCGACCCCACCGGCAGCTGCGGCAAATGAAGCCGAAGCGATCAAGGGAATTAACGAAGCCCTGGATAAGCTACGTGATTCCCGCAGCGGCACCCATGAGGAATACGGCAAGGCACTGGATGCGTTAGACAAAGCAGTCGAGGATTACCAAAAGATTGCCAAGTAA
- the erm gene encoding 23S ribosomal RNA methyltransferase Erm → MSAYGHGRHEHGQNFLTDHKTINTFVDVVAQTTGPIVEIGPGRGALTFPITRLGRSVTAIEVDTKLATRLKEKSIPGCLEIVHRDFLTFRLPATPHVIVGNIPFHITTAILRKLLHAPHWRDAVLLMQWEVARRRAGIGGNTLMTAQWAPWFGFRLVARVPRSAFSPQPNVDGGILVIHRKENPEIPIAERKVFQTMVHAVFTGKGRGIGEILSRLGLFTSKSEAHMWLRSRGIKATTFPPKVDVNDWIDLFQVTGGSPPRNPSGPTTGSRQRRSGNRRNRRRKK, encoded by the coding sequence ATGTCTGCATACGGACACGGCCGCCATGAACACGGCCAAAATTTCCTCACCGACCACAAAACCATCAACACCTTCGTCGATGTTGTCGCCCAAACCACTGGCCCCATCGTTGAAATCGGCCCCGGACGCGGTGCCCTTACTTTTCCGATCACCCGTCTAGGAAGATCCGTAACAGCTATTGAGGTAGACACAAAACTAGCCACCCGCCTCAAGGAAAAATCCATACCGGGGTGCCTTGAGATAGTTCATCGTGACTTTCTCACGTTCCGGTTACCGGCTACTCCCCACGTTATCGTGGGGAACATCCCCTTCCATATCACCACCGCCATACTCCGGAAACTGTTGCACGCCCCACACTGGCGCGATGCTGTACTTCTGATGCAGTGGGAGGTGGCACGCCGCCGCGCCGGAATAGGCGGAAACACACTGATGACTGCCCAATGGGCCCCGTGGTTTGGCTTCCGGTTGGTTGCCCGTGTGCCACGTTCTGCTTTCAGCCCGCAGCCGAATGTTGACGGTGGAATCCTTGTTATCCATCGGAAAGAAAACCCCGAAATTCCGATAGCCGAGCGCAAAGTCTTTCAGACGATGGTACACGCCGTCTTCACCGGGAAAGGACGCGGAATAGGTGAGATTCTCTCACGGTTAGGGCTTTTTACATCCAAGTCAGAGGCACACATGTGGCTACGTTCTCGCGGAATCAAGGCAACAACCTTCCCTCCCAAAGTGGACGTTAACGATTGGATCGACTTGTTCCAAGTGACAGGTGGCTCCCCACCCCGGAATCCATCCGGGCCTACAACGGGGAGTCGGCAACGTCGATCCGGCAACCGGAGGAACCGTAGGCGGAAAAAGTAA
- a CDS encoding M81 family metallopeptidase, with product MTTSRPRIAICGLHTECSTFTPHIATASDFTVLRGEELLQRYPWITHTDRDWSQAVEWIPILHARAVPGGPVEAKDYYSWRDEICEKLAEANTTKALDGIYFDIHGAMNVIGLDDAEGDLITAIRNTVGSDIFVGCTMDLHGNVSTTLFHGCDQLTCFRLAPHEDTWETRERGARNLCHALLFDAAKPHKALVHVPILLPGEMTSTRLEPAKSLYGSIPEIETLDGITDAAIWIGYAWADEPRSTAAIVVYGDNAPLVEENALELAQQLWSVRHEFEFVAPAAQFADCLDKALSASPDQHPFIISDSGDNPGAGGADDCTFTLDALMHSEAVNHPSVLASIVDPAAVHAASNAGVGASISIPVGGHIDTTPPGTVTVSGIVGALADDPTGGICARIDVGTLQVIITSRRTQYATLDMYRRLGIEPEEKEIICVKIGYLEPELHAIAKGWMLALTPGGVDQDLIRLGHHRITRPMFPFDPDMDEPEWVVVTNKDA from the coding sequence ATGACCACATCCCGACCCCGAATTGCCATCTGTGGATTACACACCGAATGCAGCACCTTTACCCCACATATCGCCACCGCCAGCGATTTTACTGTTCTGCGCGGCGAGGAATTGCTTCAGCGCTATCCGTGGATCACACACACCGATCGCGACTGGTCACAAGCAGTCGAATGGATTCCCATCTTGCACGCCCGCGCGGTGCCTGGCGGCCCGGTCGAAGCCAAAGATTACTACAGCTGGCGGGACGAAATCTGCGAAAAACTCGCCGAGGCAAACACGACAAAAGCCCTGGATGGCATCTATTTCGATATTCACGGCGCAATGAATGTCATCGGATTAGACGACGCCGAAGGTGATCTCATCACCGCCATCCGTAACACCGTCGGCAGTGATATCTTCGTCGGCTGCACCATGGATCTGCACGGCAACGTGTCCACCACGCTGTTCCACGGTTGCGATCAACTCACCTGCTTCCGACTTGCCCCACACGAGGACACCTGGGAAACCCGGGAGCGCGGCGCCCGCAATCTCTGCCACGCATTGCTTTTCGACGCCGCCAAGCCGCACAAAGCACTCGTACATGTCCCCATTCTGCTACCTGGGGAAATGACCTCCACGCGCCTTGAACCCGCCAAATCCCTCTACGGCAGCATTCCCGAAATCGAAACTCTGGATGGGATCACCGACGCCGCCATTTGGATTGGCTACGCCTGGGCTGATGAGCCGCGTTCCACCGCAGCAATCGTAGTCTATGGCGATAACGCACCACTTGTGGAGGAAAACGCCCTTGAACTAGCTCAACAACTCTGGTCGGTACGCCACGAATTTGAATTTGTCGCCCCCGCCGCCCAGTTTGCCGACTGCCTCGATAAGGCACTCAGCGCCTCACCTGACCAGCACCCATTTATCATTTCTGACTCTGGCGACAACCCCGGCGCGGGCGGTGCCGATGACTGCACTTTTACTCTTGATGCCCTCATGCATTCCGAAGCAGTCAACCACCCGAGTGTTCTCGCTTCCATCGTTGATCCCGCCGCCGTACACGCTGCCAGCAACGCTGGTGTGGGGGCGTCGATAAGCATCCCAGTTGGCGGGCATATCGACACCACCCCACCTGGCACCGTCACTGTCTCCGGTATCGTCGGCGCACTTGCCGACGACCCCACCGGCGGCATATGCGCCCGCATCGATGTGGGCACACTACAGGTGATTATCACCAGCCGCCGCACCCAATATGCGACCTTGGACATGTACCGTCGCCTGGGGATTGAGCCGGAAGAAAAGGAGATCATCTGCGTCAAAATCGGATATTTGGAACCGGAACTCCACGCCATTGCCAAGGGGTGGATGCTGGCACTAACCCCAGGTGGCGTTGACCAAGACCTCATCCGCTTAGGCCACCACCGGATCACCCGACCAATGTTCCCCTTCGACCCGGACATGGACGAACCGGAGTGGGTGGTGGTGACCAATAAGGACGCATAA
- a CDS encoding ROK family protein yields the protein MDNLAAPGAKTVISELIDATPAGISRAEIATATGFSSSTVSNIVRELINTGEVDESPTASTGGRRTQVLKPTHRHDPIWLSEIGSAHARIGIADRPGNLVATEEVPVSLTDRPQVVLSRIIEHLKVLSEKALAKPSAAALGIALPGPVDRSLQMVVGAARMPGWNNVPLAPILNELVLAPVEIDNDARAGAIGECAMREDAPGTWNGIYVKAGTGIGGAAVLNGEIYTGGGGLAGDIAHNSVPEAGDRPCSCGRAGCMETVASGAGIIRALGEEGIDVHTVAQVVERAEQWDPVVTAMLRSAGTSVGRVLAPLVTFLNPTDVIVGGSLSSIDVFTASIRSELYARCLPMTTKDLTIEASLTKADAALYGMAELCFAAINRTNQGAPTSS from the coding sequence ATGGATAATCTGGCAGCCCCTGGCGCGAAGACAGTCATCAGCGAGCTTATCGACGCCACCCCCGCGGGTATTTCGCGTGCTGAAATCGCCACTGCTACTGGTTTTTCCTCTTCCACCGTGTCCAATATCGTCCGCGAACTCATCAACACCGGCGAGGTGGATGAATCCCCCACCGCCAGCACCGGTGGCAGACGCACACAGGTACTAAAACCCACACACCGCCACGATCCTATATGGCTGTCCGAAATTGGTTCTGCCCATGCCCGCATCGGTATAGCTGACCGGCCGGGAAACCTCGTTGCCACCGAAGAGGTACCCGTTTCATTGACCGACCGCCCCCAGGTTGTTCTCTCCCGGATTATCGAACACCTTAAGGTTTTATCCGAGAAAGCACTAGCAAAACCTTCCGCAGCCGCATTGGGGATAGCATTACCCGGACCGGTAGACCGTAGCTTGCAAATGGTGGTGGGTGCCGCCCGAATGCCAGGGTGGAATAACGTCCCACTTGCCCCTATCCTCAACGAACTTGTCTTAGCCCCCGTAGAGATCGACAACGACGCCCGCGCAGGTGCCATTGGTGAATGCGCCATGCGCGAAGATGCCCCTGGCACGTGGAATGGAATCTATGTCAAAGCTGGAACTGGGATCGGTGGCGCTGCCGTGCTCAACGGCGAAATCTATACTGGTGGCGGTGGGCTCGCTGGTGATATCGCGCATAATTCCGTTCCAGAGGCAGGCGATCGTCCTTGTAGCTGCGGACGCGCCGGGTGTATGGAAACCGTCGCCAGCGGCGCAGGCATTATCCGTGCCCTTGGCGAAGAAGGCATTGATGTTCATACCGTGGCCCAGGTGGTAGAGCGCGCAGAACAGTGGGATCCGGTAGTCACCGCCATGCTACGCAGTGCCGGTACCAGCGTAGGCCGGGTATTAGCGCCACTAGTTACTTTCTTAAATCCCACCGACGTGATCGTTGGCGGTTCGCTTTCTAGCATCGACGTCTTTACTGCGTCGATACGCAGTGAACTTTACGCCCGCTGCTTGCCCATGACCACCAAGGACCTCACCATTGAAGCTTCACTCACCAAGGCTGACGCTGCACTGTACGGCATGGCTGAGCTGTGCTTCGCTGCCATCAACCGCACGAATCAAGGAGCCCCTACCTCATCATGA
- a CDS encoding peptide ABC transporter substrate-binding protein: MRRFSRSRRVIALLAATALFGVTACGGSADNAGNSGSASGGAANNSVSIALKTPSWILPISAPGHTQGENSLFINNLYSPLFNYDLSSDAKYNINEKRSVAEIPEVSDDGMTLTITLKDRSWNDGTPITTKDIEFWWRLVNANKESWASYKKGHLPDNVTEFKVIDDRTFSLTTDKAYSPAWFIGNQLGKMVPLPKHAWDNDDPESGGDKDLSATDEGAKKVFEQLTAASKDTSSYATSPLWKTISGPFAVDKFVSNGEVTLVANKDYSGEDKPSLDSIVYKPFTGDDAEFNVLRSGGVDYGYIPAGAINQKDFIESKGYTVSPWYGWSITYMPFNFNNPTTGVLFKQKYLRQAMQQLIDQPTLSKVVWQGTAAPTCGPIPQKPGSDGSMEGCAYKYDPEAARKLLEEHGWDTNAGVATCTDSSKCGEGIAEGTKLSFKVTSQSGFSATSKMFESLKSEFAKVGIELNIQEVPDSVSVTQKCESTDPGCDWDLSFFGSQSSWYFPVYASGERLFASDGAVNLGSYNDPKADELIEKTQFGTDDKAMDEYNAYLAEELPVLWMPNPVAQTSAYKSNISGIDPQDPTLGMYPQDWKITQ, from the coding sequence ATGCGACGTTTCTCTCGCTCTCGTCGAGTCATTGCTCTGCTCGCCGCAACAGCATTATTCGGTGTCACAGCCTGTGGCGGCAGTGCGGACAACGCCGGAAATAGCGGCTCAGCCAGCGGTGGCGCTGCCAACAATTCCGTATCCATCGCCTTAAAAACCCCAAGCTGGATTCTGCCAATCAGCGCGCCGGGCCACACCCAAGGCGAAAACTCACTGTTCATCAACAACCTGTACTCGCCACTGTTCAACTACGACCTCAGCAGCGACGCGAAGTACAACATCAACGAAAAACGCTCCGTAGCAGAAATTCCAGAAGTAAGTGACGATGGAATGACACTCACCATCACGCTGAAAGACCGCAGCTGGAATGATGGCACCCCGATCACAACCAAAGACATCGAATTTTGGTGGCGGCTGGTCAACGCCAATAAGGAATCGTGGGCCTCGTATAAGAAAGGTCATTTGCCCGATAACGTCACCGAATTCAAAGTAATCGATGACCGCACCTTCAGCCTGACCACCGACAAGGCATATTCGCCAGCATGGTTTATTGGAAACCAACTGGGCAAGATGGTGCCGTTGCCAAAACACGCGTGGGATAATGATGATCCCGAATCAGGCGGCGATAAGGACCTATCCGCTACCGACGAAGGTGCAAAGAAGGTATTTGAACAGCTCACCGCCGCATCGAAGGACACATCTAGCTATGCGACGAGCCCTCTGTGGAAGACCATTTCCGGCCCATTCGCGGTAGACAAATTCGTGTCAAACGGTGAAGTTACCCTCGTTGCTAATAAAGACTACAGTGGCGAGGATAAACCATCCCTTGACTCAATCGTGTACAAACCATTTACCGGTGACGATGCCGAATTCAACGTTCTACGCTCTGGTGGTGTTGACTATGGCTACATCCCAGCAGGTGCGATTAATCAAAAAGACTTCATCGAATCAAAAGGATATACCGTAAGCCCGTGGTACGGCTGGTCTATCACCTACATGCCGTTTAACTTCAATAACCCCACAACTGGGGTGTTGTTCAAGCAAAAGTACCTGCGGCAGGCAATGCAACAACTCATTGACCAACCAACCCTATCCAAGGTGGTTTGGCAAGGAACCGCAGCCCCAACCTGCGGCCCAATCCCACAGAAACCCGGATCTGATGGGTCGATGGAAGGCTGCGCCTATAAGTACGATCCTGAAGCTGCGCGCAAACTCCTAGAAGAACACGGCTGGGACACAAATGCTGGTGTTGCTACCTGTACTGATTCCAGCAAGTGCGGTGAGGGCATTGCTGAAGGCACCAAACTCAGCTTCAAGGTAACCAGCCAGTCTGGATTCTCAGCCACATCGAAGATGTTTGAATCACTCAAGTCTGAATTCGCCAAAGTGGGCATCGAACTCAATATTCAGGAAGTGCCTGATTCAGTATCGGTAACTCAGAAATGTGAGTCCACCGATCCAGGGTGCGACTGGGATCTATCCTTCTTTGGCTCCCAATCATCGTGGTACTTCCCGGTTTATGCCTCCGGTGAGCGGCTCTTTGCTTCCGACGGCGCGGTTAACCTCGGTAGCTACAACGATCCGAAGGCTGATGAATTGATTGAAAAGACGCAGTTTGGTACCGACGACAAGGCTATGGACGAATACAACGCCTATCTCGCCGAGGAACTGCCTGTTCTGTGGATGCCGAACCCGGTTGCACAAACGTCTGCGTACAAGAGCAATATTTCGGGCATTGATCCGCAGGACCCAACCCTTGGAATGTACCCACAAGACTGGAAAATAACCCAGTAA
- a CDS encoding ABC transporter permease, giving the protein MTRYLLQRFLQALVVVLLVTLITFTILHLLPGGAARAALGKEATQAQIDAFNAANGFDQPLPLQYLSYLGRLFTGDLGYSTQMNQEVSQAIAQRMPKTMVLSLMSICIAVTFAVPLGVFQAVKRNKAADYIGTVFALLAYSTPLFFLGLVFIIIFSQKLAILPPEAPQGYTLGEVLSDFKALILPAVTLAVVTMAAYSRYVRSSMIDNLNENYIRTARAKGLSESRIIFGHALRNSLFPIITLLGMYLPALFSGALVVESLFNYPGMGLMFWQAAQHRDYPVLLAVTVIVSLATVLGNLLADICYAIADPRVRSGGKN; this is encoded by the coding sequence ATGACTCGCTACCTTTTGCAGCGTTTCCTGCAAGCACTTGTCGTGGTGCTGCTAGTCACGCTTATCACCTTCACTATTCTCCACCTCTTGCCCGGTGGGGCGGCGCGCGCAGCGCTGGGAAAGGAAGCAACCCAAGCGCAGATCGACGCCTTCAACGCAGCCAACGGTTTTGACCAACCGTTACCCTTGCAGTACCTAAGCTATCTCGGCCGGTTGTTTACCGGCGATTTAGGATACTCCACCCAAATGAACCAGGAGGTTTCGCAGGCAATCGCTCAGCGGATGCCAAAAACCATGGTGCTATCGCTCATGTCAATCTGCATAGCGGTCACCTTCGCCGTGCCACTTGGTGTTTTCCAAGCCGTCAAACGCAACAAAGCTGCCGACTATATCGGTACCGTTTTCGCCTTGCTTGCGTATTCAACTCCGCTTTTCTTCCTCGGGCTGGTTTTCATCATCATCTTCTCGCAAAAATTAGCTATTTTGCCGCCCGAAGCGCCCCAGGGATACACACTCGGCGAGGTTCTTTCCGACTTCAAAGCTCTCATTTTGCCTGCAGTAACGCTCGCGGTAGTCACCATGGCTGCATATTCGCGCTACGTTCGATCCTCAATGATCGATAACCTCAACGAAAACTACATACGCACTGCACGTGCCAAAGGCTTGAGTGAATCCCGCATCATTTTTGGACACGCGTTACGCAACAGCTTATTTCCCATCATCACCTTACTGGGCATGTATCTTCCCGCGTTATTCAGCGGTGCACTGGTGGTGGAATCACTTTTTAACTATCCCGGCATGGGATTGATGTTCTGGCAGGCAGCTCAACATCGGGACTACCCAGTACTGCTGGCGGTCACGGTCATTGTCTCCTTAGCAACGGTGTTAGGAAACCTGCTAGCTGATATCTGCTATGCCATCGCTGATCCCCGTGTTCGTAGCGGAGGTAAAAACTAA